From the uncultured Methanomethylovorans sp. genome, the window CCATTTTTGGCGGCGTGAAGGTATTGGATGAACTCCGTGCAAAAGGACATGAGACTGAACTCATAACTTTTGCAGGTGATAAGAGAGTAGGAATCACGTCTGATCAGAAGATCTCAAACCAACTCGATGAGGTTCTGGAAAAGTATCATGCTTCTAACGCTATTTTTATTTCAGATGGAGCAGAGGACGAAACTCTCCTTCCAATAGTTCAGTCAAGGATAAAAATTAATTCTGTCAAACGTATAGTGATTATACAGAGTGAGAATCTTGAAAGCACCTATTATATGCTAAAGCATGCTTTTAATGATCCAAAAATTTCCCAAACTTTCTTCGTACCACTTGGACTTGCATCTCTTATATATTCGATCTTCCTTCTGGCGAATTATCCCGAAGGAGCTATAATAGGCATTCTTGCTGCAGTTGGCCTGTATATGCTGTACCGAGGTTTTGGTGATACTGTCACAATTGTGTGGAACAAGATAAAAGATGCATTCCATACTGGTAGATTGATTGCTGTAACCCATACTGCAGCTTTACTAATAGTTTTTGTCTCTTTTGTGCAGGGATTTGTACGCTTGTGGCAATATTATACCCATGGAGGGATATGGTACCATGGATTGGTTCCGCTGGCTACTGTGTTTATACACAGTTCGATCTGGTGGCTGGTATTAGCTGCGGTCATAATCAATTTTGGTCGTATGATGGATAAATACTTGCATGGGCAATTTAGTTTTAGGCAGATATCGCCTTCTTTCTATGCCTTCTCCCTGGGACTGCTGTTTTGGGGGGCAACTACGTATATACTTGCATTCAATCCTGCTATTGAAGGCGCACAGCTTTCTCTTGTAACAGGACTTCAGTATTTCATTTATTCCATAGTTTTGGCTATCATTATAACTCTTGCAGGTATCAGGATAGCTGCCAGCCCGGTTAAGGAGTGAATGTATGGCTGTGAGCACATGGAATCAAGGGCACGTAATTAATGTAGATTTTTCCTTTGCTGTCATAGGTGGTGTGGGCTTCTCTCACCTTGATGGCCAGTCAAAGATCACAGTAAAAACCGACTATGGTACTGTAGAGGCTTCCATTGTGAAAATGGAAGGCAGTAATTTATTGTTCATCCCAAGACATGCAGGAGATAGTGGACATGTTCCGCCTCATAAGATCAATTTTCGTGCTATTATAATGGCAATAAAGCAATTAGGGATATCCCGGGTGATATCCATCAACTCTGTGGGTACGATGCATGGCCATCCAATTGGAAGTATGGCCTTACCTTATGATTTTATAGACTTCACTCATAAGCGGCCCTCCACCTTCTTTGAAGATAAAACTATACATGCAGATATGTCAGAACCTTATTGTCTCCAGCTTCGTTCTCTGATAAGGTCTATCCTGAAAGAAAAAGGAGTTGAGACTGCTGATGTGATATATGCTTGTACCGAAGGTCCCAGGTTCGAGACTAAGGCTGAGATCCGCATGCTGAGTAATTATGCTGATGTTGTGGGCATGACCGGTGTACCTGAAGTAGTACTTGCTAAAGAGATGCAGCTCTGTTATGCGTCTGTATGTCTGATAACAAATATGGCTTCTGGGATTGAAAGTGCCAGGCCGACGGCAACTGAGGTACTGGATATACTTGTCTCCAGAAAAGAATTCATTTTTGAACTATTGCATTCAATTGCAGTATACATGCCCGCAAAAAGGGACTGTCTCTGCAATAGTGCAATAGAAGACGGAATACTCTGATCTTATGCAATATCCTTGGATGTATCGATCTGAATGCCATCGCATATCTTGAATTTGATTACTTCGGCAGCGGGCAGCATGCCCCTCATCTTAGGAATGGCAAGCTTGTTAACTATCTTATCGGCTCCCCGGTCAAGGGAGATCTCAAAAATGACATCTGCAGAATTAAGTATATCATTTTCTATATTTTCGGGATGACTTCCTTTTAAACCATAGAGGTATGTAAGTGCACCTGTCTCTTTGCTGACCTCATATATGATATTGATCAATCTTTTGACTAATCCCTGACTCACATGTAGGTTCATGAAAAATGAGAAGTTATCAAAAACAAGGTTAATGTCTCCTCCTTGATCATCATTTCTGATGTTCTTCAAGTTGTATTCTACGAACTCAAGCAGCTTGGTATCTGCATAGTCATTTCCTATATTATCTACCATTTCACCTGAAGGCGCAAGGTAATACTCACTATAAACGTCAATAAAAATTATATTTTTGATGTCAAAGTTAAGGTTCAGTATGTCCCTGAGTACATATTTAGGTCTGCGACTAGTGGTGAAATAATATGTCTTTCTTGCTTGAGTAAATTGGTATAGGAAGATTTCGGACATACCGGATGGATCCGCTGAAACATAAATCATTGAACCGCAAGGTAATCCTCCTCCTATGCTCCTGTCAAGAACTGAAATACCTGTACTTGATATGCCAGAACTTGCCATATTCTCAGCAACTGCCTTATTTCCCTGAGGTATATTTTCCCGGATAATATCATAGAGATTGGTGGCATCTTTTTCGGTATTAGATGCATTTTCTTCACTAACGCTTTGCTGCATTTCTGCAGACTTTGAAGTCCCTAGCATGATACTTTTCCTCTTTAAGTAAGACATACCCGCAGATATTTATTATATTTTTATCTGTATATATTGTCTTTGAATACATATAATGTTTTCCAAGCAATAGAGGAAGCAAGCATACATTACTTATACCTTCTCTCCAATTCAGCTGCATAATGACTTTATGGATCCTCATAAATCCCGAAACTACTAAATTATTTGTATTTATCATTAAAAGCGGCAGAAAATTGCCTCTTTTTACTGGGGAACTGATCCTAAATAAAACTCCTGCAGGTCCGAGACCCCATAAGTTCAGGGTACTCAGGGATGGAAAAGAAGAATACATGACACCTGCAGATTTTGTAGATCTGTTACGTATGGCCGATCGTATCATGATCGCAAAAGGTGGTAATGATGTCACTGCTGCAGCTTTCTTAGATATGCTGAAAGGTTTTCAG encodes:
- a CDS encoding DUF373 family protein; translation: MDTLVICIDRDNDLGEKAKVSSPIIGREENIKAAVALSIADPEDSDSNTIFGGVKVLDELRAKGHETELITFAGDKRVGITSDQKISNQLDEVLEKYHASNAIFISDGAEDETLLPIVQSRIKINSVKRIVIIQSENLESTYYMLKHAFNDPKISQTFFVPLGLASLIYSIFLLANYPEGAIIGILAAVGLYMLYRGFGDTVTIVWNKIKDAFHTGRLIAVTHTAALLIVFVSFVQGFVRLWQYYTHGGIWYHGLVPLATVFIHSSIWWLVLAAVIINFGRMMDKYLHGQFSFRQISPSFYAFSLGLLFWGATTYILAFNPAIEGAQLSLVTGLQYFIYSIVLAIIITLAGIRIAASPVKE
- a CDS encoding MTAP family purine nucleoside phosphorylase, with the translated sequence MAVSTWNQGHVINVDFSFAVIGGVGFSHLDGQSKITVKTDYGTVEASIVKMEGSNLLFIPRHAGDSGHVPPHKINFRAIIMAIKQLGISRVISINSVGTMHGHPIGSMALPYDFIDFTHKRPSTFFEDKTIHADMSEPYCLQLRSLIRSILKEKGVETADVIYACTEGPRFETKAEIRMLSNYADVVGMTGVPEVVLAKEMQLCYASVCLITNMASGIESARPTATEVLDILVSRKEFIFELLHSIAVYMPAKRDCLCNSAIEDGIL
- a CDS encoding ATPase domain-containing protein; this translates as MSYLKRKSIMLGTSKSAEMQQSVSEENASNTEKDATNLYDIIRENIPQGNKAVAENMASSGISSTGISVLDRSIGGGLPCGSMIYVSADPSGMSEIFLYQFTQARKTYYFTTSRRPKYVLRDILNLNFDIKNIIFIDVYSEYYLAPSGEMVDNIGNDYADTKLLEFVEYNLKNIRNDDQGGDINLVFDNFSFFMNLHVSQGLVKRLINIIYEVSKETGALTYLYGLKGSHPENIENDILNSADVIFEISLDRGADKIVNKLAIPKMRGMLPAAEVIKFKICDGIQIDTSKDIA